ATTCCAACTCTAACAATTGGTTTTCCATTAAATCTTTCAGTATTTTTTAATCCAATATCAGTCGTTAATACAATTACATCTGCATCTTTAACATCATCCATTGTAATTTCATTTTCAATCCCTATTTGTCCTTGTGTTTCTACTTTAACTTCGTGACCTCTTGCTTGTCCTGCTTTTTTTAATGCTTCTGCAGCCATATATGTATGGGCTACTCCAGAGGGACATGCTGTAACTCCTAAAATTTTCATCTCTATCACCTTTCTTTTTTATTTATCTATCTTGTTTTGAATATTTATTTAATAATTCTATAACTTCACTTTTTTCTTTTGCATTATCTAATTTTTCTCTAAATTCATCTTCTAATATTGAAGTTGATAATTTTATTAATATTTCTAAATGTTCATTTCCAGCATTTTTATCAGATACTCCAATCATAAATATATGTTTTACTTGTTCTTCTTCATCCCAAGAAATTTCATTTTTTAATCTAGCGTAAGCGATACATGCTTTATTTACACAACATGATTTCCCATGTGGAATTGCAAAAGAATATCCAACAGCTGTTGAAAAACTTGCTTCTCTTTCAAATAAAGAATTAATATATCCTTTAATTGCATCACATTCCTCGTTATTTTCATCACAAGTTGGTAAACAGCATAACTTATGGTCCTCATGAATTAAACACGCCATTTTTTTAATAACTTCTTCTTTACTATTAGCTTCTAAATCTAAACAAATTAGTTTTTCATCAATTAAATCTTTAACTTCAGTCATAATATCACCTTCCATATTTATATCTCCTATTAACAATATATCTCGATTTATTGTTTTGTCAAGATATTTATTTATTTTTCTTATTATTTATTTTTATTTATTATTTATTTATAACAAAAAATCC
The sequence above is drawn from the Streptobacillus canis genome and encodes:
- a CDS encoding PTS sugar transporter subunit IIA — its product is MEGDIMTEVKDLIDEKLICLDLEANSKEEVIKKMACLIHEDHKLCCLPTCDENNEECDAIKGYINSLFEREASFSTAVGYSFAIPHGKSCCVNKACIAYARLKNEISWDEEEQVKHIFMIGVSDKNAGNEHLEILIKLSTSILEDEFREKLDNAKEKSEVIELLNKYSKQDR
- a CDS encoding PTS fructose-like transporter subunit IIB, with protein sequence MKILGVTACPSGVAHTYMAAEALKKAGQARGHEVKVETQGQIGIENEITMDDVKDADVIVLTTDIGLKNTERFNGKPIVRVGISDLVKKAAPLVTKIEEAINNRK